A portion of the Candidatus Binatia bacterium genome contains these proteins:
- a CDS encoding cytochrome c3 family protein — MDGRRLSRFLSALLLLIAVPAWGATTPPRPARAVDLIRSVLDKGPHAGECERCHTMHAGPTGIAQGFALVGPDDNSLCASCHTTPWAGGSLPDPWVYARSSHGSDPNAVWPGPDPFPRTESDAAGKCVNCHDPHGWTDAQGIIPVLEYAREEALCLRCHDGSPAGTNVAADFLKPYTHPIGITGLHADTLETSPDAFAAAPENRRHAECEDCHNPHVASPDPTPPPAPDLSRANLGVSRVRAIQGGPGAPPAYVFIAGSDTLSTPLAEYQLCYKCHSSWTVQPPGQTDLALVLNPSNPSFHPVEAVGGDPMIPLSAFAPGWTSSSRVRCGDCHGSDFGTSAAPHGSNYRYLLRRPYLPSSTPRIMDRDDLCFSCHSWSVYGDPLAPESVRAASRFNAPAVPTGHAEHAAASVPCGACHVTHGSTTQRHLIATSRTPGILSFSETPTGGTCAPTCHGPETYTLNYAR, encoded by the coding sequence ATGGACGGTCGCCGTTTGTCGCGCTTCCTGAGCGCCCTGCTCCTCCTGATCGCGGTTCCCGCTTGGGGCGCCACGACTCCCCCTCGCCCGGCGAGGGCGGTCGATCTCATCCGCAGCGTTCTCGATAAGGGCCCCCACGCGGGTGAATGCGAGCGCTGCCACACGATGCACGCGGGCCCCACCGGGATCGCGCAGGGATTTGCGCTGGTGGGACCGGACGACAATTCCCTCTGCGCGTCCTGCCATACGACCCCCTGGGCCGGGGGTAGCCTTCCGGACCCCTGGGTCTACGCGCGATCCTCGCACGGATCCGATCCGAATGCCGTGTGGCCGGGCCCCGACCCGTTTCCCCGCACCGAGTCCGATGCCGCCGGCAAGTGCGTCAACTGCCACGATCCGCACGGATGGACGGACGCCCAGGGAATCATCCCGGTGCTCGAGTACGCGCGCGAAGAGGCGCTGTGCCTTCGCTGCCACGATGGGAGCCCGGCCGGCACCAACGTCGCCGCCGATTTCCTGAAGCCCTACACGCACCCGATCGGGATCACCGGCCTGCACGCCGATACCCTCGAGACGTCGCCCGACGCCTTCGCCGCGGCCCCGGAGAACCGGCGCCACGCCGAATGCGAGGACTGCCACAACCCGCACGTGGCCTCGCCGGATCCCACGCCGCCCCCGGCTCCCGATCTCTCGCGAGCCAACCTCGGGGTGAGCCGCGTTCGCGCCATTCAGGGCGGGCCCGGCGCGCCTCCCGCCTATGTCTTCATCGCGGGGTCGGACACCCTGAGCACCCCGCTCGCCGAGTACCAGCTCTGCTACAAGTGCCATTCGTCCTGGACCGTTCAACCCCCGGGGCAGACCGATCTCGCTCTCGTGCTGAATCCGTCGAATCCCTCCTTCCACCCCGTCGAGGCCGTGGGCGGAGATCCGATGATTCCGCTGAGCGCCTTCGCGCCGGGCTGGACCTCCTCGTCGCGGGTGCGCTGCGGCGACTGCCATGGGAGCGACTTTGGTACCAGCGCCGCGCCGCATGGGTCGAACTACCGCTACCTCCTCCGCAGACCTTATCTCCCCTCGTCAACACCACGCATCATGGACCGTGATGACCTCTGCTTCAGCTGCCACTCCTGGTCGGTCTACGGCGATCCGCTCGCTCCGGAATCGGTGCGCGCCGCGTCCCGTTTCAACGCGCCCGCGGTTCCGACAGGGCATGCCGAGCACGCCGCGGCCAGCGTCCCCTGCGGCGCGTGCCACGTCACGCATGGATCCACGACCCAACGTCATCTCATCGCCACCTCGCGAACCCCGGGGATTCTCTCCTTCTCGGAGACGCCCACCGGCGGCACCTGCGCCCCGACCTGTCACGGCCCGGAGACCTACACCCTCAACTATGCGCGGTGA
- a CDS encoding cytochrome c3 family protein, translated as MKRLVIVAALGALCVFATAAVAGDYHNGTTLICSDCHVMHGSQSHALTSGGFFVPLGVNGPYGDLLRNDVNDLCLTCHDNSSFAPDVFGNNGGVARVRNAGALNADPAKRANDNGFDVIDGHTLWSTATAPGGTFTNADGLECTNCHSQHGQNVAQYRNLATSPGGSAGKTVTYAAGTNDLTKDVFEAVPNGYAESQVNYNEPNTSGSAYGAWCSGCHTYYHGSGGSINMGGASGGDLAQGSTSWLRHPTADVNVGWAPTRTYYSSLSQYNGHTNRVKVMDSQGLWNGTAADNTITPSCFSCHKSHGNKNGFGLIFMSGTGTVTEEGDNGTRQNDLCKQCHTQGA; from the coding sequence ATGAAACGGTTGGTCATCGTCGCAGCGCTTGGAGCGCTTTGCGTGTTCGCGACGGCCGCCGTAGCGGGGGATTACCACAACGGAACGACCCTCATCTGTTCCGACTGCCACGTGATGCACGGCAGCCAATCCCACGCGCTGACGTCCGGCGGCTTCTTCGTGCCGCTAGGCGTCAACGGGCCGTACGGGGACCTGCTCCGCAACGACGTGAACGATCTCTGCCTCACCTGCCACGACAACAGCTCGTTTGCTCCTGACGTGTTCGGCAACAACGGCGGCGTCGCGCGCGTGCGGAACGCGGGCGCGCTGAACGCGGACCCGGCCAAGCGGGCGAACGACAACGGATTTGACGTCATCGACGGCCATACGCTCTGGTCGACGGCGACGGCTCCCGGCGGCACGTTTACCAACGCCGATGGCCTCGAGTGCACGAACTGCCATTCGCAGCACGGCCAGAACGTGGCCCAGTACCGCAACCTGGCCACGTCTCCCGGCGGCTCCGCGGGCAAGACCGTGACCTACGCCGCCGGCACCAACGACCTCACCAAGGACGTCTTCGAGGCCGTGCCGAACGGCTACGCCGAGTCTCAGGTCAACTACAACGAGCCGAACACCAGCGGTAGCGCGTACGGCGCCTGGTGCTCCGGCTGCCACACCTACTATCACGGCTCCGGCGGCTCGATCAACATGGGCGGCGCCAGCGGCGGCGATCTCGCGCAGGGATCGACCTCGTGGCTGCGTCACCCGACGGCCGACGTGAACGTGGGCTGGGCTCCGACCCGCACCTATTACTCGAGCCTCAGCCAGTACAATGGCCACACGAATCGTGTGAAGGTGATGGACTCCCAGGGCCTCTGGAACGGGACCGCCGCCGACAACACGATCACCCCGTCGTGCTTCAGCTGCCACAAGTCGCACGGCAACAAGAATGGCTTTGGCTTGATCTTCATGTCGGGGACGGGTACGGTGACGGAGGAAGGCGACAACGGCACGCGGCAGAACGATCTCTGCAAGCAGTGCCACACTCAGGGCGCCTGA
- a CDS encoding NHL repeat-containing protein: MSHQATRTPSEHPGGGGAIGLTRAHRRLLLALAAALLAPSSLHAADLAVPERVIYGYEDGTRFRVPHGVALDPARGELIVANTGEHRIEIFSLSGRSLARFVHQVKLPDGSTAPGLPHAVAVLPTGRIAITDNLVPNVDIVDRRGRTVFTVSIPSSAKGSPQALAVTPQGGLLVAGPPGDDRVYRYDAGLHLTATWGVRGEQPGQLNAISGLAFLADGRIGVICVQTKLAVQIFSADGVYQTGFGIHDIGHGNFSVPSGIAATADGRIWVADEVRQVIQVFDRDGTFLAMLGGFGVAAGDLNYPSALTGDGTNRLAVAERELGRVQILIANRGGEDSGRNIP; this comes from the coding sequence TTGAGCCACCAAGCCACTCGAACCCCTTCGGAGCACCCCGGCGGCGGCGGCGCGATCGGCCTGACGCGTGCGCACCGCCGGCTGCTCCTTGCCCTCGCCGCCGCCCTCCTCGCGCCGTCGTCTCTCCACGCCGCCGATCTCGCCGTACCCGAGCGCGTCATCTACGGGTATGAGGATGGGACCCGCTTCCGGGTGCCACACGGGGTAGCGCTGGATCCGGCGCGGGGAGAGCTGATCGTGGCCAACACGGGCGAGCACCGGATCGAGATCTTCTCGCTGAGCGGCCGCTCCCTGGCGCGCTTCGTCCATCAGGTCAAGCTCCCCGACGGCAGCACGGCTCCGGGCCTTCCCCACGCCGTGGCCGTCCTGCCGACGGGCCGCATCGCCATCACCGACAACCTGGTCCCCAACGTGGACATCGTGGATCGGCGCGGGCGGACGGTATTCACCGTCTCGATCCCCTCTTCCGCGAAAGGGTCCCCGCAGGCGCTGGCCGTGACGCCGCAGGGCGGTCTACTCGTGGCGGGCCCTCCGGGCGACGACCGCGTGTACCGGTACGACGCCGGCCTTCACCTGACCGCCACGTGGGGCGTCCGGGGCGAGCAGCCTGGCCAACTCAACGCCATCTCCGGCCTGGCGTTCCTCGCCGACGGCCGGATCGGCGTCATCTGCGTGCAGACCAAGCTCGCCGTCCAGATCTTCTCCGCCGACGGCGTGTACCAGACCGGTTTCGGCATCCACGACATCGGTCACGGCAATTTCTCGGTCCCCTCCGGCATCGCTGCCACCGCCGACGGCCGCATCTGGGTCGCGGACGAGGTGCGCCAGGTCATCCAGGTCTTCGATCGCGACGGGACCTTCCTGGCCATGCTCGGCGGCTTCGGCGTCGCCGCAGGAGATCTCAATTACCCCAGCGCTCTCACCGGAGACGGCACGAATCGCCTGGCCGTCGCCGAGCGGGAGCTCGGTCGAGTGCAAATCCTGATCGCGAATCGAGGAGGTGAGGATTCGGGAAGAAACATTCCGTAG
- a CDS encoding ABC transporter permease produces MPIFEIVNVALEALRINKLRSFLTMLGIVIGVGAVIAMIALGRGAQESVKQRITSLGTTLLTVFPGQVRGGGGPVASATDRAPLTLDDANALEERGRSILAVQPEMSRQLQVQYENQNTNTNIVGTTANYLEVRKFTIDAGRMFTESEDAARRRVAVLGSQVVQDLGAASPELLIGETIRIGGTQFEVAGVLASKGGGGFQNPDDQVLIPLQTARYRLIGSDRLRSISVLSTSEEDIPVTMAEISKILRREHRLPAGREDDFTVRNQADFLSTLGETTQVFTYLLAGIAAVSLLVGGIGIMNIMLVSVTERTREIGVRKALGATQANILTQFLIEAVVLCLLGGVIGILFGAGTAVVLRKAFGWTTSVGLSSIIVAFVFAGVVGVGFGVWPARRAAALDPIESLRYE; encoded by the coding sequence ATGCCGATCTTCGAGATCGTGAACGTCGCCCTCGAGGCGCTGCGAATCAACAAGCTCCGGTCGTTCCTGACGATGCTGGGCATCGTCATCGGGGTGGGCGCCGTCATCGCGATGATCGCGCTCGGCCGGGGGGCGCAGGAGTCGGTGAAGCAGCGCATCACCTCGCTCGGAACCACGCTCCTTACCGTCTTCCCGGGCCAGGTCCGCGGAGGCGGCGGTCCCGTGGCCTCCGCCACCGACCGCGCGCCGCTCACGCTGGACGACGCGAACGCGCTGGAGGAACGGGGGCGGTCGATTCTCGCGGTGCAGCCGGAGATGTCGCGTCAGCTTCAGGTCCAGTACGAGAACCAGAACACCAACACCAACATCGTCGGGACCACCGCGAACTACCTCGAGGTCCGGAAGTTCACGATCGACGCCGGGCGCATGTTCACCGAGAGCGAGGATGCGGCGCGCCGGCGGGTCGCCGTGCTCGGCTCCCAGGTGGTGCAGGACTTGGGCGCCGCCTCGCCGGAGCTCCTGATCGGGGAAACGATCCGGATCGGGGGCACCCAGTTCGAGGTCGCGGGAGTGCTCGCCTCCAAGGGGGGCGGCGGATTCCAGAACCCCGACGACCAGGTGCTCATTCCCCTGCAGACGGCGCGCTACCGGCTGATCGGCTCCGACCGGCTCCGCAGCATTTCCGTGCTCTCGACGAGCGAGGAGGACATTCCGGTCACGATGGCGGAGATCTCGAAGATCCTGCGCCGGGAGCACCGGCTGCCGGCCGGCCGCGAGGACGACTTCACCGTCCGGAACCAGGCCGATTTCCTCAGCACCCTCGGCGAGACGACCCAGGTGTTCACCTATCTCCTCGCCGGGATCGCGGCGGTGAGCCTTCTCGTCGGCGGGATCGGCATCATGAACATCATGCTGGTGTCGGTGACGGAGCGGACGCGCGAGATCGGAGTCCGCAAGGCGCTGGGCGCGACGCAGGCGAACATCCTCACGCAGTTCCTCATCGAGGCGGTGGTGCTCTGCCTCCTCGGCGGCGTGATCGGGATCCTCTTCGGCGCCGGGACGGCCGTCGTCCTCAGGAAGGCCTTCGGCTGGACGACGTCGGTGGGACTCTCCTCGATCATCGTGGCCTTCGTTTTCGCGGGCGTGGTGGGCGTGGGATTCGGCGTCTGGCCTGCTCGGCGCGCGGCTGCGCTCGATCCGATCGAATCATTGCGCTACGAATAG